In Hyphomicrobiales bacterium, the genomic window GGCAGGTGCGCGAGAGCGGATCGAAGCCCGACTGGGCCAAGGCTTCCAACTGCATCTTGCCGTCGCGGTCGGTGAAGAAGGTGAACATGAAGAAGGAAAGCCAGTCCGGCGTCTTCTCGTTGAAGGCGCCGAGCATGCGCGGATTGTCGGCGTCGCCGGAGCGCCGCGCCAAGAGCGCCTCGGCCTCCTCGCGGCCATCGCGGCCGAAATAGCGCTGCAGCAGATAGACCATGGCCCAAAGGTGCCGGCCCTCCTCGACATTGACCTGGAACAGGTTGCGCATGTCGTAGAGCGAGGGCGCGTTCGCGCCGAGAAAGCGTTGCTGCTCGACGGAGGCCGGCTCCGTGTCGCCTTGGATAACCACGAGGCGGCGCAGCATGGCGCGGTACTCGCCCGGCACCTCCTGCCAGGCCGGTTCGCCCCTATGCTCGCCGAACGGTACCTTGCGGTCCTCGACTTGCGGCGCGAGCAGGATGCCCCAGCGATATTTCGGCATCTTCACATAGTCGAACTTGGCCCAGCCCTTGGGGTCGACGCTGACGGCGGTGCGCAGATAGACGTCGGCGGTCTGGAATCCTTCCGGCCCCATGTCCATCCACCAGTCGATATAGCCGGGGTGCCACTTCTCCAGCGCCCGCTTCAGCTTCAAGTCGTCGGAAAGACCGACATTGTTGGGGATCAGGTCGTCATAATTGACATTGATGTTCATGGCTTACACCCGCTCCTTGTCGTAATCCGGCCGGACGCCGGTGCCGTACTTTTTCAGCGCGCCCTCGGGTCCCGCGGCGTTGGGGCGCTGGAAGATCCAGTTCTGCCAGGCGGTCAGCCGGCCGAAGATCTTGGTCTCCATGGTCTCGGGCCCGGGGAAGCGCAGATTGGCCTCCAGGCCCGTGAGCCCGTCGGGCGAGAAGCTCGCCCGCTCCTCGATCATGATGCGCACCTCGTCGTCCCAGTCGATGTCGTCGTAGGACTCGGTGACGAGGCCCATCTCGTCGGCCGCCTTTCCGTCGATCTCCTCGCCCACATGCTTGTGCGCCGCCTGGATGCTTTGCGGCTCGCCGAGGAAGCGGGTTTCGAGCCGCGACAGGCCGTTGCCCATCGGGAAGGGGCCGAAATTCGATTCGGTCAGGATCAGCCTGGCCTCGGGGCGGTTGTCGCCTTCTGCCGAGCCGATGAACATGAAGCTGCGGTCAGATGCGAACGTCGGCTCGGCGAGGAAGCCGGCAAAGCAGCTGCCGGGCTCGGCCAGCGTGATCAAGGTGCGCGAGGTGACGTCGAGGCGCTTCATGGTGCGCTTCCAGTAGCCGAGGATCTCGCGCACCAGCCAATGGTCCTTGTTGGCGCGCATCGCCTCGTCATAGCTGACGACGCGCTGCGGCGATCCCTCGCTCTTGATGATCCAGACGCCGATCGGCAGCTCGTTGAGGCGCATGTGCAGGATCGCGTCATCGAGCTCGCGGGTCAGCGCCAGCGGCCAGAACTTGTCGCCCTCAGCGGCGATTTCCTTGACCCCCTTCGGCGCGTCGGCCTCCGGCGCCTTGAGGGTGAAGGTGGCGACGCCGAGCGCGCGGTCGATGTCGACCGCGACGTGGGGATAGCGAACGAAATCGTCGCCGAACTCGCGGGAAAGCGGCGTCAGCGAGACGCCCTTCTCGTCGTCGGGCCGGTCGGATTTTTGGGCGAATTCCTTGGCCAGATCGCCGAGGCGCTCGTCGAGCGCGGTCACCTTGACCGCCTCGTCGATTAGCCGCCAGTCGACGGCACGCTTGCCCTTGATGCCCTCTTCCAGCGTGCAGAAAATGTCGGCGCGGTCGCGGCGCACCTTGCGCTTGTCGGTGACGCGGGTGAGCCCGCCGGTGCCGGGCAGAACCGCCAGCAGCGGCACCTCGGGTAGCGAAACGGCGGCCGAATTGTCGTCGACCATGACGATATAGTCGGTCGCCAGCGCCAGCTCGTAGCCGCCGCCTGCTGCGGTGCCGTTGACGGCGCAGATGTAAAATTGCCCCGAATCGGCGCTCGCCGCCTCCATGGCATTGCGCGTCTCGTTGGTGAACTTGCAGAAATTGACCTTGTGGGCGTGGGTCGAGCTCGACAGCATGCGGATGTTGGCGCCGGCGCAGAACACCCGCTCCTTGCCGGAGCGCAGGATCACCACCTTGACCTCCGGATGCTCGAATCTGAGCCGCTGGACGGCGTCGTTGAGCTCGATGTCGACGCCGAGGTCGTAGGAATTGAGCTTCAGGTCATAATCCGGTCTGAGCCCGCCCTTCTCGTCGACATCCATGGTCAGCGTCGCCACCGGACCGTCGAAGGAAAGCCTCCAGTGACGGTATTTTTCGGGGCTGGTTTGAAAATCGATGCGCACGTGACCTCCCTTTGCGTTGGCCGTCTGGCGGCGCCGTCGAAGGCTGTATAATGCACAAACTTGCGCGAAGCAACAGTTTAGAGGTATTATAATTCCGAAATTGCCGCGGGTCTCATGTTTGGCCACCCGCCCCCAGTTCGGAATATAGGCTTCATGGAGAGAGATTTGGAGACCAGACAGGCGGAATCGGAGGCCGGCGCACCGGACAATGGCCGCGCGGTCATGCTGGCGGTCGCCCGCCAGGTGCGCCTGCAACGCACCAGGCGCGGCATGACGCGGCGCGAATTTTCCCGGCGCACGGAGGTTTCCGAGCGCTATCTGGGCGAGGTGGAAAAAGGCCGCGCCAACGTCACCCTCGGCCTGCTGATGCGCATCGCGGAGACCCTCGGCGAGCCGCTCTCGACGTTCCTGCCAGTCGGGGACGGCGCGGCGCGGGTCAGCCCGCCGCTGGTCGAACTGTTGTCGCGGCTAAGCCCAAGTCAGCAGGCTGCGCTTTACCGCAGGCTGTTGCGCGAGACCGAGGCGGAGAGGAACGGGGTGCGCGGCATCGCGCTCATCGGCTTGCGCGGCGCCGGCAAGTCGACGCTCGGCGCGATGCTGGCGGAGGCCAACGGCGTCCCCTTCGTCCGCCTGACCGACACCATCCAGGAGCTTGCCGGCATGGCGACCGGCGAGCTTCTGGAGATGATGGGGCCCGACGCCTATCGCCGGCTCGAACGCCAGGCGCTGGAGCGGATCGTCGCCGCGCATCCGCTGGCCGTGCTCGAGGCCGGCGGCGGGCTGGTGCTGGAGACCGACACCTTCAACCTCTTGATGCAGGCCTATCGCGTGGTGTGGCTGAAGGCCGCGCCGGAAGACCATATGCAGCGGGTCATGGACCAGGGCGACCTCAGGCCGATGGCCGGCAACACCCAGGCGATGGACGAGCTGCGGCTGATCCTCAAGGAGCGCGAGCCCTACTATTCCCAGGCCGACCATGTGGTCGACACCGCCGGGCATGGCATCGACGAGGTCTTCGCGGAGCTGAACGCCGTCTGCCGCCCCACACTCACGCGGCGGTAGGGACCCCGCGCGAATGCTACCACCTGTCGTGCCCCGGCTCGACCGGGGCACCCAGTATCCTCCGAGCCACATCTTGAACCCGGCGGCTACTGGATTGCCCGACGCTTGCCCGGCGGTAGAAGCCCGGGCCAGGAAGCCTATAACGTGGAGATCGTCGATTATCACTGGGGATAGAAGATGACCCCAATTGCACATCCCGGCCGTTTGCTGCGGCGGGAGCTTCAGGCGCGCCGGCTTAGCGCCAACCGGCTGGCGCTCGACCTCGGTGTTCCCTCCGGCCGCATCACCGACATTCTGAACGGACGCCGCGCGATCACCGCCGACACGGCGGTCCGACTCGGACGCTATTTCGGCAACGGACCGCAATTCTGGCTTACCCCGCGGAGCCAGTACGACATCGCCCAGGTCGAGCGCGACAAGGGTGCGGAAATCGCCTGGCGGGTGACGCCCGCAGACGCGGCGTGACCGCACTCACTCGACGGAAAACCGGCTGCTGCTGCATAAAAAGGAGATCAACAAGCTCAAGGTGGCGGTCGAGCGCCAGGGCATGACGCTCGTCCCGCTCGAGCTCTACTTCAACGAGCGCGGCATAGCGAAGCTCAAGCTCGCGCTCGCCCAGGGCAAGAAGCTGCACGACAAGCGCGAGGCGACGAAGCGGCGCGACTGGGACCGCGAGAAGGCGCGGCTGATGCGGGAGAAGGGGTGAGGGGCCCGGTTAGTCGTTCCGGTGCCGCGACGGTTGGGTCGACCGGACTTTGGATCCGGGGAGACCCAACAGCTCCGCCTGCTTCCTTTCTGCTTGCGGGTGTAGACCGGACGCACCGCTGTCGATGCTCGGACGAGAACTGTTTGACCCGAAGCCGGCATCGAGGGCCAACGCGCCGCTGTCCTTGCTCGCCTTGTGGTCAAGGAGCCGAGCGACTAGTCTCTGGGTCGTTTCGGATTAAAGTTAGATGGGAGGAACAAATGGCTTGGCATATTTCTGGTAAGAGCACTGAGCTTTGTAGTTGCAAGATGATGTGCCCGTGCTGGTTAGGTCCAGAGGGAGAGCCGGACCAGGAATGGTGCTCGGCCGCTTTCGGCTTTGAAATCGAGAAGGGCCAATCTGACGGCGTGGACCTGAGCGGCACACGCGTCGCTTTGGCTGCGGACTGGCCGGGCAACTTCTTCCACGGCAACGGCACGGGACGGCTCTACTTGGACGCGCGTGCTACGAAGCAACAGCACACTGAGCTGGAGGCGATTTTCAGCGGTAAGAAAGGCGGCATGTTCCAGGCGGTTTTCGGCGGCGTGATATCCAGTTGGCGGCCTGCGCAGGTGACCAATGTCGATATCCAGTGGGGCGATACGTCGTCGCTTACCGTCGGAGCCGTCGCCAATGCGAAGTTGAAAGCGCTACAGGACGGCACCGGAAAACCAACGCGCGTCTCGGGCGCCGTGGCGCATGCCGCCCTGCAGATCGACGGCATGCAGGTCGCCAGCGCAAAAGGCAGCCGCTGGGCTGATCCTGACATGCGCAGCTGGGACGGGGACTCCGGAACACTTCACAGCTTCGACTGGAGCGCCTGAGGCTCGTACGCTCGATGCGACTGTGGAGTCTCGGGCATGGCCTCCTCTACGGCGTTGCTTGAAGCGATGATCCGGCGTGACCGGTTGGTGTTGGTCGCCGGAATGCTTGTCGTGTCGGCCCTCGCCTCGCTGTGGTTGATCCTGGGCGCCGGCATGGACATGAGCGCCATCGAGATGACGCGGATGGCCGGCATGGACGGCTGGATGATGCAGCCGGCGGTGTGGACCCCGGCGTACGCGTTGCTGATAGTCTCCATGTGGTGGGTGATGATGGTGGCGATGATGCTGCCCAACGCCGCGCCAATACTGCTGCTGTTCGCCCGCGTGAATCGCAAGGAGAAGGCGGCCGGCTCCCCGCTGATGCCGAGCGGTGCGTTCGCTACCGGCTATCTGATCGCCTGGGGCGGCTTTAGCGTCGTGGCCGCGGGGTTGCAGTGGACGTTGGAGACGGCCCGATTGATGTCCCCGATGCTGCAGACCGCCAACGTATGGCTCGGCGCCGCCATCCTCGTGGGAGCAGGCTTATGGCAACTGACGCCGTTGAAGACCATGTGCCTGCGCCATTGCCGCTCGCCGCTCGGCTTTCTGATCGGCAACTGGCGCGCGGGCCGCTTGGGCGCGTTGCTGATGGGATTGGAGCACGGCGCATATTGTCTCGGGTGCTGCTGGTTCTTGATGGCGCTGCTGTTCTTCGGCGGCGTGATGAACCTGTATTGGATCGTCGGCCTTGCGGTTTTCGTACTGCTGGAGAAGATCATTCCGCTCGGCCATTGGCTCGGCCGCGTTGCGGGCGTCGTTTTGATCGGGTGGGGCGCGTATTTGCCGATGCATTGACGGCTGCGGAGCGGGATTGGCGCAGCGGACGACGCTGGTGAACCCGCATGACCGATTGGCACGAACTCCCAGCGACAGGGCGGTCGTCGGAACGTCCCTTCTTGGCACAGATTTCCCGTGCAGCCGGCCTACCGGAGGGGTCCGGAATGGAGAGTCCAGAGGACAATAAACGGATAGCGCGCGCGCACATGCCGAGGCGGATTAAGGGCGAGCGCCCTGTCGAAATAGGCATCGACCGCGCGCCGCCACCCGTCAAGGTCGAAGCCGAGCGCACCCGGTGCAAGCCCGGCGGCGGCGGTGAACAGCGCATTACACTTCCCGCGCAGGCGCGTGACGGCGCGGGCGCGGGACTGCTCCAGCTTCAGATGCGCGTTGGCGACCTGGATCAGCCCCTGGAGCGCCGCCTTGCGGGCGCTGCCCTTTTCCGCCGCCAGCCACACCGCTTCCCAGGCCTCGTGCGCCTCCCACCAGCAGCCGCGATTGTAAAGATCGACGCCGTGGCGAAACCCGGCCTCGCCGGGGTCGGGCTCGTCTGCGCGGGCATGGCTGTGGCCCTCGGGCTCGCGGATCGGGTGCGGCGCAAGTTTTGGGATGAAGCGGTAGGGCGGCAGCGGCAGGCGGGAATAGCGCGGGATCCCCCTCGGGCGCGGCCAGGGTTTTACGCGCGGGTTAGCAGCGTTATCCGGCAACGCCCTCCCGCTCCCCTGTCTCGATGGCGATCAGGCTCAAGATGAAGTCGCGTGCGGCCGCGAGCGTCGCCTCCGGCTGGTCGCGGAACGGCGCGTGGCCGCAGTCGGCGAGCAGCACCGCCTCGACCGGCGAAGAACACTCCTCGCGCGCGATATCGATCTGGCGCGCGGTGCCGTATTCGTCGGTCTCGCCCTGGATGATCAGCATCGGCACGCGGATATAGGCGAGATACTCCCTGATGTCCCATTTGCGGAAATCGGCCTCGAGCCAGACCCGGTTCCAGCCCCGGAAGGCGCAATCGACATTGTCGCCATGATGGCGGGCGAGCCTGTCGCGCAGATCGGTGGTCTCGTAGGCGGTCTTGGCCTCTGCGATCGACTTGACGCAGATATCCTCGACGATGAAGTGCGGCGCCATCAGCACCAGCCCGCGCACCCGGTGGTCCTCGACGCCGCCGGCATAGATCGCCG contains:
- a CDS encoding helix-turn-helix transcriptional regulator, producing MERDLETRQAESEAGAPDNGRAVMLAVARQVRLQRTRRGMTRREFSRRTEVSERYLGEVEKGRANVTLGLLMRIAETLGEPLSTFLPVGDGAARVSPPLVELLSRLSPSQQAALYRRLLRETEAERNGVRGIALIGLRGAGKSTLGAMLAEANGVPFVRLTDTIQELAGMATGELLEMMGPDAYRRLERQALERIVAAHPLAVLEAGGGLVLETDTFNLLMQAYRVVWLKAAPEDHMQRVMDQGDLRPMAGNTQAMDELRLILKEREPYYSQADHVVDTAGHGIDEVFAELNAVCRPTLTRR
- a CDS encoding HigA family addiction module antitoxin, which encodes MTPIAHPGRLLRRELQARRLSANRLALDLGVPSGRITDILNGRRAITADTAVRLGRYFGNGPQFWLTPRSQYDIAQVERDKGAEIAWRVTPADAA
- the boxC gene encoding 2,3-epoxybenzoyl-CoA dihydrolase, encoding MRIDFQTSPEKYRHWRLSFDGPVATLTMDVDEKGGLRPDYDLKLNSYDLGVDIELNDAVQRLRFEHPEVKVVILRSGKERVFCAGANIRMLSSSTHAHKVNFCKFTNETRNAMEAASADSGQFYICAVNGTAAGGGYELALATDYIVMVDDNSAAVSLPEVPLLAVLPGTGGLTRVTDKRKVRRDRADIFCTLEEGIKGKRAVDWRLIDEAVKVTALDERLGDLAKEFAQKSDRPDDEKGVSLTPLSREFGDDFVRYPHVAVDIDRALGVATFTLKAPEADAPKGVKEIAAEGDKFWPLALTRELDDAILHMRLNELPIGVWIIKSEGSPQRVVSYDEAMRANKDHWLVREILGYWKRTMKRLDVTSRTLITLAEPGSCFAGFLAEPTFASDRSFMFIGSAEGDNRPEARLILTESNFGPFPMGNGLSRLETRFLGEPQSIQAAHKHVGEEIDGKAADEMGLVTESYDDIDWDDEVRIMIEERASFSPDGLTGLEANLRFPGPETMETKIFGRLTAWQNWIFQRPNAAGPEGALKKYGTGVRPDYDKERV
- a CDS encoding DUF1326 domain-containing protein, which translates into the protein MAWHISGKSTELCSCKMMCPCWLGPEGEPDQEWCSAAFGFEIEKGQSDGVDLSGTRVALAADWPGNFFHGNGTGRLYLDARATKQQHTELEAIFSGKKGGMFQAVFGGVISSWRPAQVTNVDIQWGDTSSLTVGAVANAKLKALQDGTGKPTRVSGAVAHAALQIDGMQVASAKGSRWADPDMRSWDGDSGTLHSFDWSA
- a CDS encoding alpha/beta hydrolase yields the protein MQISGVCLEYAWVGPKPGTGQGRGARGGSQARPTLVFLHEGLGCVSMWRDFPERLSEATGCGALVFSRRGYGNSDPVPLPRPLTYMHDEAFTVLGPVLDRFAIERAILVGHSDGASIAAIYAGGVEDHRVRGLVLMAPHFIVEDICVKSIAEAKTAYETTDLRDRLARHHGDNVDCAFRGWNRVWLEADFRKWDIREYLAYIRVPMLIIQGETDEYGTARQIDIAREECSSPVEAVLLADCGHAPFRDQPEATLAAARDFILSLIAIETGEREGVAG
- a CDS encoding DUF309 domain-containing protein, whose translation is MPDNAANPRVKPWPRPRGIPRYSRLPLPPYRFIPKLAPHPIREPEGHSHARADEPDPGEAGFRHGVDLYNRGCWWEAHEAWEAVWLAAEKGSARKAALQGLIQVANAHLKLEQSRARAVTRLRGKCNALFTAAAGLAPGALGFDLDGWRRAVDAYFDRALALNPPRHVRARYPFIVLWTLHSGPLR
- a CDS encoding DUF2182 domain-containing protein — translated: MASSTALLEAMIRRDRLVLVAGMLVVSALASLWLILGAGMDMSAIEMTRMAGMDGWMMQPAVWTPAYALLIVSMWWVMMVAMMLPNAAPILLLFARVNRKEKAAGSPLMPSGAFATGYLIAWGGFSVVAAGLQWTLETARLMSPMLQTANVWLGAAILVGAGLWQLTPLKTMCLRHCRSPLGFLIGNWRAGRLGALLMGLEHGAYCLGCCWFLMALLFFGGVMNLYWIVGLAVFVLLEKIIPLGHWLGRVAGVVLIGWGAYLPMH